One genomic region from bacterium encodes:
- a CDS encoding VOC family protein — MPDKVAQPAQRIIPYLLYEDAEAAIEFLTTAFGFEEKMRYPMDNGIGHASPKERGGTRHGLVCVYVDDVDALFENAKAAGATVVREPADQFYGDRNCVLDDPEGQQWSFHQRIKVMTDEELMAATPKG, encoded by the coding sequence ATGCCGGACAAGGTCGCGCAGCCCGCGCAGCGCATCATTCCGTATCTGCTTTACGAAGACGCCGAAGCCGCGATCGAATTTCTGACGACCGCGTTCGGGTTCGAGGAGAAGATGCGCTATCCGATGGACAACGGCATCGGCCACGCAAGCCCGAAGGAGCGCGGCGGCACGCGGCACGGGCTGGTGTGCGTCTATGTGGATGACGTCGACGCGCTGTTTGAAAACGCCAAGGCCGCGGGCGCGACGGTCGTGCGCGAGCCGGCCGATCAGTTCTACGGCGACCGCAATTGCGTGCTCGACGACCCGGAAGGGCAGCAGTGGTCGTTCCACCAACGCATCAAGGTGATGACGGACGAGGAGCTGATGGCCGCGACGCCGAAAGGGTGA